One stretch of Enterobacter sp. RHBSTW-00994 DNA includes these proteins:
- a CDS encoding YgjV family protein: protein MTAYWLAQGVGVIAFLIGITTFINRDERKFKIQLSVYSAVIGIHFFLMGAFPAGASAMLNTVRTLITLRTRSLWVMVLFIALTGGIGLAKYHHPIELLPVAGTIVSTWALFRSKGLTMRCIIWCSTCCWVIHNFWLGSIGGTLIEGSFLIMNGLNIIRFWRMQKRGIDPFKVEKQVQEESPSVR from the coding sequence CACCACCTTTATCAACCGTGATGAGCGGAAATTTAAAATTCAGCTTTCGGTTTACAGTGCCGTCATTGGCATCCATTTCTTTTTGATGGGCGCATTTCCTGCCGGGGCGAGCGCCATGCTTAACACCGTTCGTACGCTCATCACTTTACGCACCCGCAGTCTGTGGGTGATGGTGCTGTTCATTGCGCTGACAGGCGGTATCGGGCTTGCGAAATACCATCATCCCATTGAGTTACTGCCTGTTGCGGGAACCATTGTCAGCACCTGGGCCTTGTTCCGCAGCAAAGGGCTGACCATGCGTTGCATTATCTGGTGTTCAACCTGCTGTTGGGTGATCCACAACTTCTGGCTGGGGTCGATTGGCGGAACGTTGATTGAAGGCAGTTTTCTTATCATGAACGGGCTGAACATTATCCGTTTCTGGCGGATGCAGAAGCGCGGAATTGATCCGTTTAAAGTTGAGAAGCAGGTCCAGGAGGAGAGCCCCTCCGTCCGTTGA
- the sstT gene encoding serine/threonine transporter SstT has protein sequence MTMQSSGLLARLSRGSLVKQILVGLVLGVALALISKPAAEATGLLGTLFVGALKAVAPVLVLTLVMASIANHQQGQKTNIRPILWMYLLGTFSAALTAVIVSFFFPSTLQLTTGATDITPPAGIVEVMHGLLMSIVANPIHALINANYIGILVWAVGLGFALRHSNDTTKNLINDLSSAVTFIVTLVIRFAPIGIFGLVSSTLATTGFGALWGYAQLLLVLIGCMAVVALVINPLLVFMQTRRNPYPLVLMCLRESGVTAFFTRSSAANIPVNMSLCEKLNLDRDTYSVSIPLGATVNMAGAAITITVLTLAAVHTLGIPVDLPTALLLSVVAALCACGASGVAGGSLLLIPLACNMFGIPNEIAMQVVAVGFIIGVLQDSCETAINSSTDVMFTAAVCQAEDARLAKNALRN, from the coding sequence ATGACCATGCAATCCTCTGGTCTGCTGGCGCGCCTGTCGCGTGGCAGCCTTGTTAAGCAAATACTGGTTGGCCTGGTGCTTGGTGTCGCGCTGGCACTGATCTCAAAGCCTGCCGCAGAAGCGACTGGCCTGCTCGGGACGCTGTTCGTCGGTGCACTGAAAGCCGTCGCACCTGTTCTGGTTCTGACCCTGGTGATGGCATCTATTGCCAACCACCAGCAGGGACAAAAAACCAATATCCGCCCTATTTTGTGGATGTACCTGCTCGGGACATTCTCTGCTGCGCTGACAGCGGTGATCGTGAGCTTTTTCTTCCCATCAACCCTGCAACTGACCACCGGTGCGACCGATATCACCCCCCCAGCGGGCATTGTTGAAGTGATGCACGGCCTGCTGATGAGCATTGTCGCCAACCCCATTCATGCGCTGATTAACGCGAACTACATCGGTATTCTGGTGTGGGCAGTCGGTCTGGGTTTTGCTCTGCGCCACAGCAATGACACCACCAAGAACCTGATTAACGATCTCTCAAGCGCGGTCACTTTCATTGTGACGCTGGTGATCCGCTTTGCCCCCATTGGTATTTTCGGCCTGGTGTCATCGACGCTTGCCACCACCGGTTTTGGCGCACTGTGGGGTTACGCACAGTTGCTGCTGGTACTGATTGGCTGTATGGCTGTGGTCGCACTGGTGATCAACCCGCTGCTGGTCTTTATGCAAACCCGCCGTAACCCATATCCGCTGGTGCTGATGTGCCTGCGTGAAAGCGGCGTGACGGCGTTCTTCACCCGCAGTTCGGCTGCGAATATTCCCGTGAATATGTCGCTGTGCGAAAAACTGAATCTGGATCGCGATACCTACTCCGTATCAATCCCACTGGGAGCAACCGTCAACATGGCTGGCGCGGCGATTACCATTACGGTGCTCACGCTGGCGGCAGTACATACGCTGGGTATCCCGGTAGATTTACCAACCGCGCTGCTGCTGAGCGTCGTCGCGGCGCTGTGTGCCTGTGGCGCATCTGGTGTGGCGGGCGGTTCACTGTTGCTGATCCCACTGGCGTGTAACATGTTTGGCATCCCGAACGAAATCGCCATGCAGGTGGTCGCGGTGGGCTTTATCATCGGCGTGCTGCAGGACTCCTGCGAAACCGCCATTAACTCCTCAACCGACGTGATGTTTACCGCCGCCGTGTGCCAGGCGGAAGATGCGCGTCTGGCGAAAAACGCCCTGCGCAATTAA